A single genomic interval of Helianthus annuus cultivar XRQ/B chromosome 6, HanXRQr2.0-SUNRISE, whole genome shotgun sequence harbors:
- the LOC118479701 gene encoding uncharacterized protein LOC118479701: MFNSSNSSCNTNRIPKIFKVDMDGNLYCHHDIRAVIRVAGRRSVRCGAEFYGCSQWPRDDCKFFMWKRDFDKLFEVHSTCSSSAVTRSDAMTGNEYNLQLWNNLLSQENNMLKRQICAKEFMLKQQFLFSLFVIIAMLFYIVYRI, encoded by the exons ATGTTTAATTCTTCCAACTCTTCATGTAATACCAACCGAATCCCTAAAATATTCAAGGTGGACATGGATGGAAATTTGTATTGTCATCACGATATCAGAGCTGTTATTCGCGTAGCAGGAAGGAGAAGTGTTCGATGTGGTGCTGAATTTTACGGTTGCTCACAATGGCCG CGAGACGACTGCAAGTTCTTTATGTGGAAAAGAGATTTCGACAAATTATTCGAAGTTCATTCAACTTGCAGCTCAAGTGCAGTTACAAGAAGTGATGCTATGACCGGGAATGAATATAATTTGCAATTGTGGAACAACTTGCTATCTCAAGAGAACAATATGTTGAAACGACAAATTTGTGCGAAAGAATTCATGTTGAAGCAGCAGTTTTTGTTTAGCTTGTTTGTTATCATTGCCATGTTGTTTTACATAGTGTATCGAATTTAA